From Zea mays cultivar B73 chromosome 3, Zm-B73-REFERENCE-NAM-5.0, whole genome shotgun sequence:
gcgggggcatccggcgcgccttcggcggtctctgggggcaggtctccgccggccgcagcgaaTGCGGGAGCATCCGGCGcgccttccgcagtctccgggggcggctccagggcagccccggacacggcctccgccggggtcggctccgggtcaggcagcgcgctgttcagcgccccgaagtcatccaccctctcgccacgcgccgcctaagacacagcacacaaaattcagcaaacccacacatagcccacatccagcaaacgtcaaatgttacctgagccctcgccgtttcGGTCCGCTCCctcaccacctcgcgaccgtgcggaccccacatccggtcgtagatggctccggcggattccttcactatggggtcctcaaccttgtagatatctcgctcaaaatcttcatcggcttggtcgaagacctcgaagtgccggcacccttcgcgggagagcgcgttcatcgccccctcgcaggtgaccagggaggcatatgacataaacccctccacgatagtggggagtgcctgcaactcctcctgcacccactccaggcagcgaagtccgggctctcggtccggcacttcgaagtcaccggtccgcgcgcccagctcatggtatgaatccataagctgtttgcgcgtccgctccgcctccgcgcgcgacgtggcctcggccctctccacacggctctccagggcggtgagccgctcctgcagctgctcggcgcgctccctggcaagattgccctccgcccgcgccaggttggcctccgcctgcgcagcctgtgcctgggcgagggcctcgttggtctccctcctctcccccaccAGTTGGCgtcggaggtcagtcttctccctctccagtgcggccaccttgtccgccagcttgcggcacttgctgtcggcggccgatttttcgcggacagcgtcagcatgttgcgtccgaagtctctcgacttcggcagacacaactgccgtgagggcccccgacgctgtgcggttggcgaagtcagcaaCCTGcaggacacacataagaccacggcCCCAGCAAAGCCGCTAAgaaaaaaaaaccgaagtctagctcaacggacctgacttagcgcctccgtcacctccttcagccggcgggacgcagcgcccgcttCATCCCTGACCGCCGCGAGTGCCGAcatctcgcctccggcgctaagagccccgcccttcgccttcggcactacggcagccgtcgTGGTCGTCGCGGCAGGctcaactatagcaagttggccttcgtccgaccctgcgacgtatcaacgaattaaaaaaaacacacacacacgaGCCAgcggcttaccaccaagatagtcgtccacactaatatcggtggcgaagtcggcgacacgcttgcctgacgacggcaacgctcgggccgccttcgcgacctccagcACTCTGCTAgacggcggcacagccttcgtcgatttggagcctccggcgcctgccgttgcctcaggcgccttgctagatgcagggacgcccgacttcgccgccagcggcggcttgcctccgccgggggccgcagccttcgcagtcccccgctgcctcttcggcctggcttcatgaagcctgacaaccgcctgacgcttttgtgcagctccctagcgatccttgtccatcactgccgacacaacagcagcaatattccgcccgtaaggaaaaactctccattcacgaaccatgcgagatgtaaaaaagtcctcgccagccgcgcaggggataggaacattcctaggccaacaacccccagtaaccctcagcatccgagccgaagactcccggagctcgggcgaagacatccttccccccggggccgcgcatgtcctcatcaactctctagcaaaaccatcggaaaccccaagtcctcccatggcagtacctagtttcctcttcttagaggatggggcggccgccggcgcagggtcgtctctagtctccaccaccggcttcttcccacggcggtccgcatcgtcttgaccgggatagccgtcatacggcaattgattcaattcaaaaaccctgttcagacggtcattcgacccgcggatttcCCAGCTGCgcgggccctctgtcctcggcacgtaacggccaacgagccgcaccgccacatcctccgcctcacgcacaaaggcggccggatcgcggctttgcagattcagcgcgaaggcgggacttcgcaccacccttccaccatggaaaggcatctgacgagggcacacttcgcccaacgcccagccatgcgccaagggccataccccgtacgccacaaatttttcaaccaaatcgcgcccagtgctcaggccggcggcgcagcgaagggccccttcgtccgcatcctcctccgccacctcaaagggcgggtacgctgagtaaaaatgagaacacatctcggacacggggagcccctcatggtcttcgacggtaccctcagcaacgtaaaaccaaaactcattccagttgccccacttgttgcgggcgcaaggaaccaactcgactacctgcatcgtggtcttgccggtcttcggcgtaaacgtgcaggacccaaactgagcaacttcatctccaatcatcctcttctgccagtgcaagcaataatacttcgcaaagacttcgaccgatggctgtccgccgtacgaagtcgtcgcccagacatacttcgacagagccaccacggcgttcggtgtcagctgatgtatctgaacattaaacctgcgcaggacttcgccaacaaatcggtgcgcaggcaggcggagaccggcggcgaagaacgcctcgaacacaaccaactcgccctccggctcggggacttcctccgtccccgggacacgagcaacttcgccgccgaagtaacccaatcgctgcatatcttgcacgcggaccgacgacatccgcgacacgccaaaatccacagaatcgccggcgcgcaactcctccgccatcaaactactcagcgtctcctcagacgaggcgttggccggcggcgaggcgtcggccggcggcgaggcgtcggccggcggcgaggcgtcggccggcggcgtagcggcagcggaagaagaggaggtcggcatcgctacgtaccgtcggcggcggcgggcggtctgcttcactcgagccagatctccggcgaacaagagcacggcgggcagacgagcaacaagacggtgaaaaaggcggctagggttttcacggagcgcggaaagtgaagttcaaaaagcgtcgacccccgcccccttttatagacagggcgcggctcttcggggaacccgcaatccaacagggcgcggcgcttcgggaaacccgcaatccaacagtacgctgtcaatcaacggtcacgtcaaaaacccccgcggaaccacttcgagcgagggcagcgtctccgccatctagcgacgtcttcggcaccaggtgactttgtcgaactggtccctcggagggcaaatgttggggcgaaggcaaagacgccacccttcgctcgaggccttcgctgcagtcgctggtctgacagagacgaaacgggcagggacacccttcgctcgattcggcaccagacgaaggcctgcgacggcgttatcccacagtgcagcctcgcccagctcagaggcccacgtgtgatccggcccactgtaacgggccctgcgtggccgccgcgtgttacgggcctaatttgtaaaggcatccctgtaattacaatccgtagccctgctttatgggaatattctggggataacctaggtagctgagggcacatgcgtccttaacacaaggcgctgggcgctcagtacctataaatacccccgcacagtgcccgtgagaggccagattaacagagctattgcccacaCGCGCGAGAGCCCTGCTTACgtcattgttcacccttgttggatccccttgtaactgagagcaagttccaacaagcgCTCGAGGGGTTGTAGAGCTCCGGAAGAAGTTGGAGGAGCTAGGAGGCCTCGACCAAGCCGTCGGCCACAGCGTGATACTCGGTCTCAGCGTTGAAGCGCTCGTGGGGGCTGTAAAGCACCCAAGAGCACGACGTAGTCGGATGCAGACCGACGTGTGTCGGGGTAGCCAGCCCAGttggcgtcggtgtagaccactccGAAGTTGGTGAGGGTCAAAGGAGAAGGTCGTAGTCGATGGAGCCGTGGAGGTAGCGGAGAATCCGCTTGAGAGCGTTGAGGTGTGGCTCCCATGTGTGTGCATGTGAAGGCACACTTGTTGAACGACATAGGCGATGTCGGGCTGGGAGAATGTCAAGTATTGTAGAGCGTCAATGAGGGTTCAGTAGGATGTCGCATCGGCGACCAGAGGCCCGTTGTCATTGGAGAACTTCACATGAGTGTCGACAAacatggagcagggcttgcagtcgaaCATGCCAGTCCTCTCCAGGATGTCGAGGGCATACTGGTGCTAGTGAAGAAAAAGGCCATAGGGCCGCCGCTCCACGGTGAtcccgaggaagtggtggagaggGTCGAGGTCCTTCATCGCAAACTCGCGCTGAAGGGCGGCGATCGTGCGTTGAAGGAGAGCGGCACTGGACACAGTAAgcatgatgtcatcgacatagacgaggaggtagacggtgttgTCGTCGTGCCGATGGATGAATAAGGACGAgtccgacttggcctcaacgATGCCAAGGGAGACCAAGTAGAagacgaagcgactgtaccaggcccttgacgcctgcttgaggccgtacagagAGCGGTTCAGCCGGCAAACCAGGTCCGGCGAGCGGAGTTGacaaagccggtgggctggctgcaataGACCGTCTCTGTCAAAGTGGCATGGAGAAAGCCATTCTTGACATCCAGTTGATGGACCGCCCAGTCCCGAGATAGGGTAAGGGAGAGGACAGCCCAAACAgcggcgaacttgacgacggggctgaaggtcttGTCGTAGTCCACTCCAGAGCGTTGTGTGAAGCCCCGAATAACCCAACGAGCCTTGTAGCGGTTGAGCAAACTATCTGAGGTGAGCTTGTGCCGAAAGATCCACTTGCTGGTGACCACGTTGGTACCTGCAGGGCCGGCCCTGGGGGTGGGTAGAGTGGGCGGCCGCCCAGGGCCCCCAAAGTTATGGGGCCCCTAAATATGTATTAAGTATAAGTATATATTGTGTGCTATGGATATTTAGTAATTGGTCTTGGATCAAACACTATTCAATAGTCTGTTCGCTAGATGAAGCTTGTTGGAAATCTAATATATATGTAAATATATATGTGTGCTAGATGTTTTCAAAAACTTTATATGTAAATATATATtagatatataatatatatagagagagataaTAGGGGCCTCTAAATTAGTTTTCGCCTAGGGCCCCTAAAATGCTAGGACCGGCCCTAGGTCCCAAGTGTGGTTGGCCAACAGGTCCGAGTACTTCTCCTCCATAGCGCGGCGACAGTGGGGATCTACGAGAGTGGCGCGGACGGGGGGAGGGAATCGAGGAGGCAGCCGAAGCAGAGACAGTCATCAGAACGAACCGATCGACACGGCAGAGAATGTTGGCCGAGCGACGTGTCACCATTAGGTGGACATGGCCAAGGTcacggtggatggcgaccgggtggtacaccGAGGGCTCGACATAGGAACGAGCCAATGGGGAAGGGGGCGGTGGGTCAGTCCGCCCACGACGGTGGTAGACGTGGGCGGGATCAGCGAAGCGTGTCGGTGGGACGCAAGCGACGGGGACGCGCATGACGCAAGCGAAAACAGCGGAGCCACGTTCGTCGACGAAGCCCACACAAAAGACAAAAAAAGAACATATATGGAAGGTAAGACAAACTACAAAAGAAAAGTGCTAATGTGCGCGTTTTTCAGTTTCTGACATGAAAAATTACATGTGGGATGACAGATGGAAGCATTCGCCAATGTAAAACAAAGAACAGAAGGTAGCACCATACCATTTTCCCTTGAGCAAACCACTCATCCGACTTACTTGGTCCATCCCCGTACTTCCCTGCAACAGTCCACACAAAAGACAAGAAAATATAACAATGTCAATCAATCCGAATCGAACCCGACTGATAAAGCCCAGAGCTTGCCCAAGTCCCTGACTCGCCTCCACTGAACGAGAAGCCATCCCCAATGGACTCATCCGCATCGATCAAGTAATAATCCTACACACAAAAAAAATACAGATTCAAACGCGAATGCCGCAATGGAACTTGGTGACCCGTATCAGCGTTGCCGCTGGTGGGCGCACGAGACCTCATCCTTGGGGAGCGCGGCCCGGCGCCGAGAGACCGGCTTCCTTGTCCGGGCGCGGCAGGGGAGGGCGGTGCCAAAGCGAGGCGCGTATAAGGTCGGGCCAGCTGCGGCGAGCTGCGGCGCCATTGGAGGTGGGTGATGCTGCCATGAGCAACCGGATTCAACGGGGTTTTGGAGGGAGGAGTAGAGCAGACGAACAATAGATAGGGTTTGGTTGGTTCGCGCGCTTCCCGCCACAGTTTTCTTTGTGGGTTGTCTGTTAGTGGCTCACTAGCTCCAGCCCAATTTTATCTTTGTGGGTTGTCTGTTAGTGGCTTGCTGGCTCCAGCCCAGTTTTAATTATGGGCCGTCTGTTTGTGATGATCGGGACAGGCTTACGATGCGCAGCCCAACAAGTAAAGCTATTGTACTACTCTCCGTCTCTCCCAGTACTAATAAACGAGTACTACATAGAATAATTTAGCATATTTATGAGCTATTTAAATATCTTCAACTAAAAAATTTAGTGCTCTGTATAAAATATTTTAGTATAATTAGTACCTATTTGTATCTCCTATGAAAATTTTAGGGCACCTTAACTTACTTTTAAGCTCTAATATGAATAGTAACTTAAAGGTAACTTTTAAGTGTAAAGCTCGTTTTAGCTCTAAACCTCTAGGTTTAAAGCTCTAGATTTCAAAGGTTTAGAGAAGAAAATCCAAACTTAGTTAACTTGAAAATATTTTTTTATGAAACCTTCGCCGTCACGATCACTTGGAACCTAAGTACAATTTTACGGACTAAGATTTAAAATATGATATAAAATTGAAGGTAGAAGAAAGAAATATAATGAATTCTTTTTTATTTTTAACCAAACCTCCCCTTTTATAAAAATGGAGTGGTCTTATTTAAATGTAAAGCGCTTCTTCAATATATTTCTTGAAGGAAGCGCTATAGCTCGTCTCCAATACTCAGCAGTTCCGAAATTTCCGAAACGCCCTGTTCTCCAGGCTGATACTTGGAACATTCGAACCTAAAAATTACTGCAAGCATACAGTCAAAACCTGGATGTGAAGTGCTCAAGGGAAACATTCGAACCCGAAACTCTCAACGATGTCCATCATAAACCTGAAAACTCTTGCAAGAATTAAAGCATTCAATACTGATAAACCTGTCTTTCATGCATTCAATCAAAACTAGAAATCCATGTCAGAACATGTGGTGAACCTGTAACGACAAATCTCAGACAACATTCACTTAAAAGAACAGAAGAAACGCACAAGAAAACCAGAAGAAATGCAAACCAAACCGCGCGCCCAGATTTAAATACAAAAATCATTTATTCATGATTAAGCATACTGCTGCACCGACAACTGTTCCTGGTAAAACACTTGACAACCCGTCCATGAAACCGAACTGCATTAAGACACAAACCACATGTACTTCAAACTTCGAAGAACACCCTCCTGGCAGAGACCACAGGCACAAAGACAACCCAGGTGTACACAGCAAAGAATAGACTGATCGGTTTATGATGCGTACAGTCTTGATCTCGATCTCTCAATCTCCAGCAATGTGCACAAGAAATGAACGGGACTTTATGAAAAACTAATGAGCGGTACTCCAGGTGCCAAAGCTGCATAGTGCCATCCAATGATCCAAAGCTCAGCCTCCAGACCGAAACCGCTTTCAGCGTTGAATGAACTGAAAACAATTGTATCTATGAATATCTTCCGCTGCAGATTATATTCTGGTTGCATTTGGTTTACCCTGTATTGTCGGCACAACAGCGGCCATCTGGTTGACTGCAGCATAATTCTCTTTTTCCCGAGAAGACCCAATGAATGAACAACCCCTTGCTTGAAAACAATCTCACAGAAAAACGCTGATACACCATCTGGGATAAGCGTTAGGATAGGTACACACATAGCCACTTATAAGGTTGTCCATATATGTATAGTACAAACTTTTTGTAGTTCTGTAAGTACTAGACAGGTGCCTACTGGCATATCAGTCAGCCACTACGTTATTCCAAGCCATGGCTGACTATGGGCTATGGCATTCGAGAATACCAGCACATTACATTACGATTGTAGGTAACAGTTTCATCGCATGGGGCAAGCTCACGCATCATCGTCGCCTTCAACAGTGTTGACACGCTCACACTCATCAATCCATTCACTATATCTGtgaggaaaagaaaaggattccAGCTCAGTTCCAGTTGAGGATAAACATCACAGATTTTTCACTAATTTGCAAAGATTGACAGCATTGACTTACATATCAATAGGCTCAGTGAGTGCTGCAAGAAAAGAGATCACATAAGACAATTAGTAATTAAAATAAACAAAAAGAAATACTTCTTATCATTTAATTCTACTATTACCTATGTATAGTGTTGTATCCAGTTTTAATTTTGATGTGATGCGGTTTTTGACACATTCTATGATATCACATGATCAAGAACTGTCATGGCCAAATGAATTACACAGGGAACAGACAGCCCACAAAGTCCATTATTAGCAAGACAAGACTACAAGATGAAATGAGAATGGTTCTGCAGTTTGTAGGCTAAGTTCTGTTCCCAGGTACCATGAAAAATTTCACGTTGCCTTGTCCATCAGCCCAATAATAAGAAAACGAGTTCACGAGTTGTTTGGGACCAAACTTTCTTCGATGCAAATTAGTACAGTTCATAGAAGTGAAATTAGGAGCAACCGGTACAGTTTTATACATAGGTTTGGCATACCATTAACAGTTGTGCTGAAGTTTTCCTGACAGATTCTACAAGATGCTTCGCCAATCAGATTCTTCATGTCACTGGATAAAAGAGAGAAATCAAGAAAAAAATTCTTAATGTGATACTAAATCTAGCATCAAAAGCTAAACAGGAAAGCTTGGAAAATGATACTCACATTCGGCACTCAACACTACTCCCGTGGTTGCAGAATGGGCAGGAAAAGACAGTGTCAAGCTTGTCCATCCGCTTCTTAGGAGGTGGCTTAGCAGCTGACTTTCTCTTCCCCATGGTTcagcttcttttcttccttcaaaCCAACCCAAATTACAGTAATTAAGTCTCCTAAACAACCTTGGGCACCCTTGGGCACGCTCTGTTACGTATTTGAGTTACTTTACAATAAATGATGATGTGCAAATTATGTAAACATTATAGGGAAATTTTTTTGTGTGATACTTATTATATAAGAGAGTTATTATAGAAGAGATAGCTTAGGCTgtggtggagaaaacaatcaaaacATCAAGCACCTTAATAAACGACATCACAGCCGTTATCCTTAGGAACCGCAAGATCCAAATAGGTGCAAATACACATATACACTCGTAACTAAATCAGATCCAAATAGCTTAGGTTAGGGTTCAGACAGGGGCGGGCCCAGCAAAGGACATGCATGTGTAAAAATGGAAGCTAGGAGCCATAATACATGCGCGCTCTTGTAATTGGGTTAGATCCGAATACAGATAGCTCAAATTAGGGTTCGGGCGCTCGGTTTCGCGCAGCAGGGAGGACCGAGAAGGGGTGCGCATACCTGGCTGGTGCTCGTCGGCGGCAAGGAGGCGGCAAAGGGACCGGCGAAGACCTGGGCACCTGGAGAagggcggcggcgacgacggtcGCCCAGCTGTCGCAAGACAAACGAATCGCGGGAGACGGCGGATCGAGGGCTACCTTCTCCGGCGGCGGATACGTCGCCCTTGGTTCGCCTCCTTCGCCCTCCGCGGAGTTTTCCGAGCGCGCGGTCGTGTGGACGAAGGAACCGGCTGCGGGGGAGAAATCCGGCGTAGCGTGCCCATCCATTTAGCGGGAGAGAGAAGGAATCGGGAggcgagaggaggaggaggaggaagccGGTGAAGGGGATAGGGGCACACTGTAGCCCCTAAATCGGCTACAGTGTTAGGGGAGGGGGAGCCAAGGGTGCACCGTTGAACATAGTCTCAGTAGACCAAGGGAGGAATAAGGAACAGTAAGCAACAAGAAACAGATATGCATGCTAATCACATAGCCACATAGGTACCGCAGAATCAGCAAACAGCAGCAGCATGCTACCATCCaagtaataaaaataaataacaaCAGCATAGATGAGCACGAAATGGATAGTAAGGCCTCAGTGGTAGCTTTATCACACCATTTCCAATGTCACCACGTCAACCAGAGTAAGATgaaataaagcatgaaatatgctCTCTTGATGAAGAGTTTCATGACACAATTTCATAGACTAACATattacaaaatgttaaatataaatAACTATAGGAACAGATAAAATAGATGGAGATAAAATAAATTGTTCAGTGGTAGTTTCACACGCTTTCCAATACCTTGGAAACATG
This genomic window contains:
- the LOC118476815 gene encoding uncharacterized protein, which translates into the protein MADYGLWHSRIPAHYITIESLENDTHIRHSTLLPWLQNGQEKTVSSLSIRFLGGGLAADFLFPMVQLLFFLAGARRRQGGGKGTGEDLGTWRRAAATTVAQLSQDKRIAGDGGSRATFSGGGYVALGSPPSPSAEFSERAVVWTKEPAAGEKSGVACPSI